A genomic region of Nostoc sp. UHCC 0702 contains the following coding sequences:
- a CDS encoding cysteine desulfurase, with amino-acid sequence MQIYLDYSATTPTRPEAIATMQTVLTQEWGNPSSLHEWGQRAATIVEQARLQVAGLINAAQAESIIFTSGGTEADNQAIMGVARLYTVPQHIIISNVEHSAISETARLLEMWGWEVTRLAVDTKGRVNPLELKAALRRNTVLVSIIYGQSEVGTLQPIVELGNIARSHGVLFHTDAVQVVGRLPINVQTLAVDLLSMSSHKLYGPLGAGALYVRPGVEIAPLICGGGQEMGQRSGTQPVPAIAGFGVAAELAAQELASETPRLIKLRDRLFDLLADVPGLIVTGDRDRRLPHHVSFCLEHADGEKLSGKTLVRQLNQAGIGISAGAACRSGKLSPSPILLAMGYPQKAALGGIRMTLGRYTTEADIDWTAMVLKQVLQRLSPDLSLA; translated from the coding sequence ATGCAAATATATCTAGATTACAGTGCTACTACTCCCACTCGCCCAGAAGCGATCGCTACTATGCAAACAGTCCTCACCCAAGAGTGGGGCAATCCTTCCAGCTTACATGAATGGGGACAACGAGCAGCAACAATTGTGGAACAGGCTAGGCTGCAAGTAGCTGGTTTAATTAACGCTGCCCAAGCTGAATCTATTATCTTTACTTCCGGCGGCACTGAAGCAGACAATCAAGCAATTATGGGTGTGGCTCGGTTGTACACCGTGCCTCAACATATAATTATCTCCAACGTTGAGCATTCAGCAATTTCAGAAACAGCGCGGTTGCTAGAAATGTGGGGTTGGGAAGTCACGCGCCTAGCGGTGGATACCAAAGGCAGAGTTAACCCGCTGGAATTAAAAGCCGCATTGCGACGTAACACGGTTTTAGTTTCCATAATTTACGGGCAAAGTGAAGTAGGGACATTGCAACCAATTGTAGAATTGGGAAATATTGCCCGATCGCATGGAGTTTTGTTTCATACAGATGCAGTGCAAGTTGTGGGACGCTTGCCCATCAACGTGCAAACATTAGCCGTAGATTTGCTGAGTATGTCCAGTCATAAATTATATGGGCCCTTGGGTGCAGGGGCATTATATGTGCGTCCTGGTGTAGAGATAGCGCCCTTAATTTGTGGTGGTGGACAAGAAATGGGACAGCGTTCTGGGACTCAACCTGTACCAGCCATTGCAGGTTTTGGTGTAGCAGCCGAACTAGCAGCACAAGAATTAGCCAGTGAAACACCAAGGTTAATCAAATTACGCGATCGCTTGTTTGATTTATTAGCAGATGTTCCTGGTTTAATAGTAACAGGCGATCGCGATCGGCGTTTACCTCACCATGTTAGTTTCTGCCTAGAACATGCCGATGGTGAAAAGCTTAGCGGCAAAACCTTAGTGCGACAGTTAAACCAGGCTGGTATTGGCATCAGTGCCGGTGCTGCCTGTCGCAGTGGTAAACTTAGCCCCAGCCCGATACTTTTAGCAATGGGCTATCCCCAAAAAGCTGCTTTAGGCGGAATTCGCATGACATTAGGGCGTTATACCACTGAAGCTGATATAGATTGGACAGCGATGGTATTAAAGCAAGTTTTGCAGAGGTTATCACCCGATTTATCTTTAGCTTGA